Within Rhododendron vialii isolate Sample 1 chromosome 12a, ASM3025357v1, the genomic segment TACAACCACATTGAAGCACTTCTGAGGATTTCGTaagtttttaataattttgtactATTGTTGTTTGAGTTGTCCGAAGGTTCTTGTAGTTCTTGATACTTGGAGGTGCAATTGTTGGAATGAACAATTAAGGTTTCCATGACcattcacttttctttttaatcgCATTGAGTCATTTATATGGTCTGTTTATTGGTGTATGGATTTTATGTTCTTCAGTGGTGTTTCTGGGGAAGGTTGTGGTGTCACCATAGAGGGATCTGCACCAGTTATTGACGAGGCTGTTGCAACTCCTCCTGCTGCTGACACGAAGGCAAGTTCTACATCCTTGCCTGTTGCAAATCTGTGTCTAGCTCTATTGTTTTTCTTGTAGTATTAGGTGGCACAACTTTGTCAATATATTGTATGTGAACGCTTCCTTTTGCCTAATTTTGACCACTAGGGTGCATTCAGAATATTGAATTCCAGGACTTCAGAACTTCTAAATagctagtttttattttttggtagttCGATCTCCTCATCATGTTCCTCAGTTCCTGTATTGGCTTGTAATTTTCATATAAGTTGCCTATCGTATTCATGTGTACGAAACCCTTCGTTCAGGCTTCAGCTGCTGAggatgacgatgatgatgatgatgttgatcTTTTTGGTGAAGAGACTGAAGAGGAAAAGAAGGCTGCGGAAGAACGTGCAGCAGCCATGAAGGCATctgggaaaaagaaagagtgtgAGTGTTTCTCTGTCCTATTTTATAAACGAGAGTGCAGGTTCTCTTTTCCTGTTATCAGGTACCAGACGTCGAAATTTGCCTGCCTTATTATATAGTCCTATACATGACTAGCAGCACATTTTGTTGAATTGAGAAATGGATTATAGTTGGGAACTGTGATCCCTTGTTCTTCATGTCTAGGAGACTTTGAACGGAAATTATATCTCTAAAAGTTGCCTCAACAGTGGTGTGAGCGTGTGAGGCGTGCTTGACTTCTGGGTTTATGTGTTTGTATTGATTGTGGATCATTTTGACAATTGGGTTTATAGATTTGTAATGATTCATGTGATTTTGTAACTTTTCACAGCTGGAAAATCGTCGGTCCTCATGGATGTGAAGCCATGGGATGATGAGACTGACATGAAAAAGCTCGAGGAGGCTGTCAGAAGTGTTCAAATGGAAGGGCTGTTTTGGGGAGCTTGTATGTTTTTGTTCCTGATCTTTTTAATCACTTTATCATCAGAGCAAGTGCTCATTAATTGGTTAATATCTTTTGATCTAAGTATCAACTCGTTTAATATTGATGTTTACTTCTGAAAATGATGTGCATGTGGTGTTGCAGCGAAACTTGTGCCCGTTGGTTATGGTATTAAGAAACTGACGATTATGCTTTCAATTGTGGACGATTTAGTGTCCGTTGACACTCTCATTGAGGATCACCTCACTGTTGAACCAATTAGCGAGTATGTCCAGAGTTGTGATATTGTTGCCTTCAACAAGATATGTAAGTTTGATTCTGTTGTCGTTGCCAAATTTGCGTATCTTGAGATTAGCTATTTTCATCTCTTATTGTCCGACTGTTCTTGTGACAGAATTCGAGAATCTGTTGGGCTTCTTGGAAATGGATGCAGGGGAGGTTTTGCTGCTAAATTTATGCCATTTTGCTTCAAATCTACCGTTTTCCCCCTTTCTATTTATTCAGCATTGCCGTTTGGCTTTTGGCTATCATGTAGTGGTATTGAGTTTGAAATGGTTGTACTGTTGCAAATGACTATTTACGCTTCGGTTGTTTTCTTAATGTGGAATCAGACTGGTTTATGGTACCCCGAGTGCGGTAGTGTCTTGTTTGTCTAAACTATAGTCGTTATTTTATCAATTTCATTTCAGGTTTATTATGTTCTGTAATTCTCTAGAATACGGGGTTGTCTATCCTTGTGCACAGAGTGGAACGATGTTCCTTTGCTTGCTGCTTACATAGTGTTTCGTATAGAGCTAATTTGTATAATGCTCTTGCGTGaacaaaatgggaaaaagaGCACGAGGCATTTTTCGAAAACATTATCTTGATTGAAGAGAAGGGTAAAACTGGCAAGCAATAATCAAAATCGTTATCATCAGGTATGCATATATGTTTTGTGTACGAAAAGAGGGATGGGTTTTGGCcaaggttttttgtttttgcgaTGTTTGGAAATAACTATTAAGTAGAGAAAACAGGTGTAgtgattgaaaaaataaaagtggCTGCACAATTTCACCAAAAATAATGAGGTGCGAGCTTCCCTGTCAccggtttttttttgttggatttgatTCAATGTAGCCTAATCATTATAAACGCAAAAGCTTCATTTTACTTCCTGATGAGATATCAATTTGCATCCAATTAAATATGATTTTTAGTATGGTCAGTATTCTTGATGATTTATACAACATGAACGATTTTCACCTGTGATATTAACCTAATATAGGTTCATATCCGATTATTAATGTACTAGTATAATAGACCTCTTTTTGGATTTGATTCAATGTGGCCTAACCAATAACTATAGAcgcaaaatttttattttatttctagatGCGATATTGATTTGTATCTGTAGTTTGATTTTTACTAAGGTCTTTGTTCTTGATGATTTTTACAATATGAACGATTTCGATTGGTGAAAAAAAACCTTATATAAGCTCATAGCCGATTATTATTAATGTAGTTTAATAGACCttgcatgatttttttaatctgcATGCGAAGTCTGAATAgactaaggctctgtttggaacctgtggaaaaaaaaaaggaaaaaaaaataaaatgagaggaaaaatgaagggaaaatttactattctcaaaaataaaaattattattttcttctctctttctctcttaaccaaacaataggagggaaaattttttagttttccttttttttcgtttcctttccttttcttaagttccaaacagaacctAAAACTCGCGCTACACATACGCGATTttctaaggctctgtttggaatttgtggaaaggaaaggaaaataagaaagagagaaaatgggaagaaaatgaattattttctcttatttgattgtagaaagaaaatgaaaagaaactaTGAAAAAAATGGTTTTCTCTTGTTTGGCTTCAAGAggaaaatgggaagaaaaggaaatttttttagcaaaagtTAGCTGCTTTTcctttgtattttcttttcctcggTATGCTCCagagcttttctttcttttcctttgtattttcttttccttttccttagaTAGGAACCAAACAACTcctaaggaaatttttttattttcctttcttttcttctacttttcataggtccaaacagagcctaaactTGTCCCGAACAAAAACACAGACCCAGCCCATCGTTCACCCGATCCGATTGGCAATCCAATCCGCCTTCATTCGTTGCAGccaaaacgagagagagagagagagagaggatgccGAAGAGGACGACGCACACGTACTCGAGTGAGGACGCGGCACCAGAAGGGCCCGACTCGGATCTCTTTGTGTACTATTGCAAGCACTGCGGCTGTCATGTCCTCATCACTGGTTGgccattcttctctctctctctctctctctctctctctctctctctctctctctatatatatatatatatatatatatatatttgtttcccCGGTTTTTACTAATTCTTGACTTGAAAATCATCTGAATTCTGCTTGACCTAGTTGTTCGGTTGATTTATGAGTATTGTATATTACGTGCATATATGGAGTTAAATTCTCCATCCGGTCAGGATATTGGCAACGAGTTAGCCAtggcttagagcatctccagccggCTCAAATAGTAGAACTTACTTTGAGTTaaagcttcatttggtatgAATTACTCCGATGTGAAAAGCCGAATCCAAGCACAGATTTGAGTAAAGCTTCATTAATGGCGTAGTTGCGAGTAAAATAAACCTTCGAGAATTTGAGTCTCCTTGATTTggttaaaaatttgagtaaaactcaatctGGTATGAGTTTGAGACAAGGAACGGAGTGAGTTTAGAGGGGCTGGAGAtgctgttaattgtggtggctATTTGTACCAATTGCTTCATTGTCGATTTTGGGAATAGTAAAACATATAGGGGGAGGGTAAAACAACCACAATCAATTGGTGAGGATAACTACAGAAACAAGATGAAATGAGAGCGaataaaaagggaaaacagGTATAGGATCCAATCAGTTGAGAACTAAGTGAGCAAAAGTTCAAGTATTCCTCTTGAATTCCACGATGTCTCAGCACCCTTGTTCGTCAGGTCAAAGTTTAACTTGTCTCTACAACGAGACGAGTCATTTCTTTTGCCATCAATAAATAGTTGATGTTTCGCACATATCAGCAGGTTCTTCAGGTGTGATAGATTGCACTTCTACATAAGGCATGTATAGTGTCATTCTTTGTTTTTCCTATTCCTTAATGTTGCGGCCCTTTCGCCTGCTAAAGTATATGTTTTGTAAGACACCCAGTTGCAGAAAATGCCTAAAAGGAAAACAGACAAAGCATATGTGTTGGACAAGAAGAAGCATCTTGCAAGACTCAATATAAATGAGGCAGGAAAAGTTCTCTTAAAACGGTAATTTCTTCTTGATCTCCTAGTTTGTCTCCATAATGTGGATTACTTTGTAATTCCAGGATCACTTTTGATACTGTTTGAGATATCAAAAACTTCAGATGAAATGTGGGTCTCTaaatttcttgttcttgagtaaGTTTTCACTAATTGTTCCCCCACAATGCATTGAGATGTAACTTCATCATTCTACCAATGTTTTTCAGCGTTGTAGCCAGGTAGCATGTCTCACGCAAAACTTGACAAGCCAGCTTAGAGTAGCATTTTGTTGATTGTTCTATACTTCTATCTGTAGTAGAAGGTAACCTTTCTGCATATGATTTGGATTACAGACAGTTAATTCAGATTAGAAGTGAACAGAATATCTAAAACTGGTGAGTCGAACTTGCAATGTTTGATGTTGATGCAAACAGTGTAATTTAAAAGGACCCTCTCCTCCCATTCGGTTTGTGACGGACCTTAAAACATTGCAGTTGTCCATTGATCCACTGTTTGTTTGCGGTTATGTGCAGGGCTATGGGAACCCTAAGCCATTTCCCTTAGCTACTTTAAAATCTGGCCAAGATTGCATTTGTGTTACAAGATGATTTTACCTTTTTAGTTGCAAGATAATCGCACTGGTAAGCCAGAAGCCATCTTGACTAGGGAGTTGGGATAGCTTTGATTTTATGCCCTATTTGCAAGATAATCACACGGGAGTTGGATTTGATGAAGGATACATGGCATTAAGATATAGGATTGTCTGAACTGGGAGCAAAATGTAGGGTTCTCTCCTGGATTATTACTGATCAATAGTACTTGTGCcacattgcatatttttgggCTGAATGTTATtgtgtttttgctttttttatGTGTTATCTATACTTCATAATGAAAAGAGTATTGGCATTATGCTTCATATTAACAACTATCATTCTTATCCAGTGGGGAAGGGAAATTGGAGAAGCAGTTCCGTATGAACTGCATGGGATGTGGACTGTTTGTTTGCTATCGCTCAGAAGAAGATTTGGAATTTGCCTCTTTCATATACGTCATTGATGGTGCACTTAGTACAGTTGCTGCTGAAACTAACCCACAGGTAATGAACACAGAGGCATACAGTATTTCATCGTCCACATGTCTTTCAATTTCACGTTGAAATACTTCAACTTAAGCAAGCATGAGGTCTCCATCATTCATTTCACTACTTTCTGGGACTTCTTGTGGGCATGTTTAGTTTCCCACACATTCATTGTTCTGACTTGTATAATGCAATTTGATTTATACTCCTCTGGTTTTCCTTATACCCGAACATTGTAAATTCAAGGTAGGACCTTTATGTTCTGGTGTGCTTATTGTGTTCTAGGATGCCCCGGTGCCCCCTTGCATATCACAGTTAGAAGGAGGACTTGTTCAGGTGGCAATAGAAGTGGAAGATCGTGCACAACGCTCTGCAATCACTAGTAAGCTGATTCTTAAATTGATCCTTTGATTTCTAAATCTTATTTTCACATGCACCAGTGACCCTTTTTGGTGTGATGTGTTTCCTGTTTCTTTCTACAGAAAAATATGTGGTTTATAATTTGATGATAAAATCTGCATGCGGCCTCCAAATTCATGTGGGAAAAGTCCATTTTACCCCCTTGTGGTATAGGCTAGGTGCGATTTACCTCCCTGACAATTAACATTGACCACATAACACCATGTGGTATATGGACTAAAACGCACCATTAACTCTGTTAGCAGATTCAATGAAATGACCTCAATACCCCGCTTTTTATCTTCCCCCTCTTCTCCATCTTTGCACAATTAGTCCATTACAGACAGCCCCACCGTACACCCACTTGTGACATTCTTTAGCCTCATCGCATAAACACAATGAATCAAAATTAACACCaagtgacaaaaaaattaaggacCATGGAAAGTAGCATTGCAAGAAAAACTAACTATAGCAAACCCTTAGATTTGATACCTACGTGTATGTTATGTGTacatgtttatatatgtatatgtatatggcATGATCACTGTGATTCCTGATTTAACAAATACACGGGGAGAAGAGTTAAAGTCTTTAACTTGATTCCTCATTTAACAAATCTGCGGGGAGAAGAGCTAAAGTCTTTAGGTATTGTCGTTGACAGTAGAATCTCATGTTTGCATTCCTTCATACAGGAGTTAATGCTGATGATGTTCGAGTGACTGTAGCCGCACCTGCAGCCCGTGGGGAAGCTAATAATGAACTTCTGGAATTAATGGGGAAAGTAAGCTTGATACTTCATCTTACGCTAACAAGCCAGAGTCTTACACTCCTGAATTTTGACTTAAGTTGTTGAGCTTGGACTATTTACTTATTCTATGCAGGTATTGGATTTGAGACTGAGCCAGATGACCCTTCAGAGAGGTTGGAATAACAAATCAAAGCTCCTTGTGGTGAGTCAAGTTGCTG encodes:
- the LOC131311279 gene encoding elongation factor 1-delta-like isoform X1, translated to MAVTFFNVNSQSGLKKLDDYLLTRSYITGYQASKDDITVQAAISKPPSSEYVNVSRWYNHIEALLRISGVSGEGCGVTIEGSAPVIDEAVATPPAADTKASAAEDDDDDDDVDLFGEETEEEKKAAEERAAAMKASGKKKESGKSSVLMDVKPWDDETDMKKLEEAVRSVQMEGLFWGASKLVPVGYGIKKLTIMLSIVDDLVSVDTLIEDHLTVEPISEYVQSCDIVAFNKICKFDSVVVAKFAYLEISYFHLLLSDCSCDRIRESVGLLGNGCRGGFAAKFMPFCFKSTVFPLSIYSALPFGFWLSCSGIEFEMVVLLQMTIYASVVFLMWNQTGLWYPECGSVLFV
- the LOC131311279 gene encoding elongation factor 1-delta-like isoform X2, which translates into the protein MAVTFFNVNSQSGLKKLDDYLLTRSYITGYQASKDDITVQAAISKPPSSEYVNVSRWYNHIEALLRISGVSGEGCGVTIEGSAPVIDEAVATPPAADTKASAAEDDDDDDDVDLFGEETEEEKKAAEERAAAMKASGKKKESGKSSVLMDVKPWDDETDMKKLEEAVRSVQMEGLFWGASKLVPVGYGIKKLTIMLSIVDDLVSVDTLIEDHLTVEPISEYVQSCDIVAFNKI
- the LOC131311282 gene encoding UPF0235 protein At5g63440 isoform X1, with the translated sequence MPKRTTHTYSSEDAAPEGPDSDLFVYYCKHCGCHVLITDTQLQKMPKRKTDKAYVLDKKKHLARLNINEAGKVLLKRGEGKLEKQFRMNCMGCGLFVCYRSEEDLEFASFIYVIDGALSTVAAETNPQDAPVPPCISQLEGGLVQVAIEVEDRAQRSAITRVNADDVRVTVAAPAARGEANNELLELMGKVLDLRLSQMTLQRGWNNKSKLLVVEDLSARQVYEKLLEAVQP
- the LOC131311282 gene encoding UPF0235 protein At5g63440 isoform X2 gives rise to the protein MPKRTTHTYSSEDAAPEGPDSDLFVYYCKHCGCHVLITDTQLQKMPKRKTDKAYVLDKKKHLARLNINEAGKVLLKRGEGKLEKQFRMNCMGCGLFVCYRSEEDLEFASFIYVIDGALSTVAAETNPQDAPVPPCISQLEGGLVQVAIEVEDRAQRSAITRVNADDVRVTVAAPAARGEANNELLELMGKVLDLRLSQMTLQRGWNNKSKLLVENQ
- the LOC131311282 gene encoding UPF0235 protein At5g63440 isoform X3, whose translation is MSSSLLQKMPKRKTDKAYVLDKKKHLARLNINEAGKVLLKRGEGKLEKQFRMNCMGCGLFVCYRSEEDLEFASFIYVIDGALSTVAAETNPQDAPVPPCISQLEGGLVQVAIEVEDRAQRSAITRVNADDVRVTVAAPAARGEANNELLELMGKVLDLRLSQMTLQRGWNNKSKLLVVEDLSARQVYEKLLEAVQP